A genomic window from Euwallacea fornicatus isolate EFF26 chromosome 6, ASM4011564v1, whole genome shotgun sequence includes:
- the LOC136339650 gene encoding uncharacterized protein, with amino-acid sequence MRHLPYDRVTPNAAFSITGVDYAGPFNIKDRKGRGYGTSKCYVAIFICFASRAIHLELVPDLTTESFIMSLRRFASRWGMPSVIRSDNGTNFVGANSELRELGQFLENEESHLTCALAKAQFNWKFILAYSPHFGGLWEAGVKSAKYHLKRVADNALLTFEELYTLLAQITAILNSRPLTPLSIDSLDLPPLTPSHLLIGWSFTAVPDPNILHLPERRLSSHQWIQQIQQNFWTSWSKEYISELQGRVKWRREGHNVREGALVLIKEDHSPPMQWQLGNISELHPGKDGVVQVVTLRTKKGTIRRAMARLCPFPSQAEEE; translated from the coding sequence ATGAGACACTTGCCCTACGATCGAGTCACTCCAAATGCTGCCTTTTCCATCACCGGCGTTGATTACGCCGGCCCCTTCAATATAAAAGACCGGAAGGGCCGTGGGTACGGCACCTCAAAATGCTATGTGGCAATATTCATATGCTTTGCTAGCAGAGCTATCCACCTCGAATTGGTGCCCGATTTAACTACCGAGTCGTTCATAATGTCCTTAAGGCGTTTTGCCTCCCGATGGGGCATGCCTAGCGTGATAAGGTCCGATAATGGTACCAATTTTGTGGGTGCAAACTCGGAGCTTCGGGAACTCGGGCAGTTCCTGGAAAACGAAGAGTCTCACTTGACCTGCGCCTTGGCGAAGGCGCAATTCAACTGGAAATTCATTCTAGCTTACTCCCCCCATTTCGGCGGCCTCTGGGAGGCAGGGGTGAAATCAGCAAAATACCACTTGAAACGAGTAGCGGATAATGCTTTATTAACTTTCGAAGAATTGTATACTCTATTGGCTCAAATAACTGCCATCCTGAATTCCCGTCCCCTCACTCCTCTTTCCATTGATTCTCTCGATTTACCGCCACTGACACCCTCTCATCTTCTGATCGGGTGGTCATTTACGGCCGTTCCAGACCCGAACATCCTCCATCTGCCAGAAAGACGTCTCTCCAGTCACCAGTGGATCCAACAAATCCAGCAAAATTTCTGGACCAGCTGGTCCAAGGAATACATCTCCGAACTTCAGGGGCGAGTCAAATGGAGGCGGGAAGGACACAATGTTCGCGAAGGCGCCTTAGTCTTGATCAAAGAGGATCATTCACCCCCCATGCAGTGGCAGCTGGGTAACATATCCGAACTGCACCCAGGCAAAGATGGCGTCGTACAGGTAGTCACGCTGCGCACCAAAAAGGGGACAATCCGACGAGCAATGGCGCGCCTATGCCCGTTCCCCTCTCAGGCCGAAGAGGAGTAG
- the LOC136339651 gene encoding uncharacterized protein, giving the protein MKSGFHQIEIKVFFRQFNVFVTPDGHYEYNLMPFGFANAPACYQRAINKALGKLKDSIAQVYLDDVTIASETIEKGLNNLRQVLGELIKAGFTLNWEKCTFLASEIEYLGTIVGNGTIKSSHRKIEALTKTCPPKDIKGLRQFMGLTGYFRGFIKGFSILTAPISQLFRIPWVLLDSKLPRPVVNLTYVGSGTGSAGVEPMDLKGFDLPKNIRLADPNFHKPKPIDMIIGVDLFWDLFCKESQKYSYLHKTKLGYVISGKFPYINPVGNSTLCNLATISNPMDTNLNLVLKNFWEIEECPQFPALSSEERACEKIFSETIREDENDRFIVTIPFKGSLDSLGESFEQAERRFFAMERKFERNPTLKDMYVKFMQDYLNFGHMTKVVDEVQPPKHVYYLPHHGVLKTDSLTTKLRVVFDGSAVTSTGISINDVHMTGPTIQAELFSAMLRFRIYSYVVGADVSMMYRQILVEPQQRSLQRILWRADPTQPVERYELNTVTYGLTLSSFLAIRCLFQVADEVQESHPETAEAIRTSFYVDDFLYGVNSIPKAVQICADVSQILSSVGFPLRKWISNDPRIIEQSTTFNAELPCHTIDLGANKTVKTLGLSWNSQEDNLTYNLAEQPAVKEYTKRAMLSIIAKIFDPLGILDPCTVNAKTLLQQLWRKEIDWDEKLPPDLSVPWHTFIQEVPQINRIAVPRFVSSVDSSVFEIHVFYDASERAYRAAIYICSINVRGTFVSHLLCAKSRVAPVSSLTIPRLKLCAAQLSPRLMNAVVKSINLSITGKFDWCDSTIVLTWIRLEPSSLKTCVRHRVAEIQSLSSPAEWHHVVSQENPADLLSQEAGRPNSSELEMKAPQTVSVSVQEHSAIIPFERFSSLPRLRRVMAYVWRFIKRTRYAKNVGALLLSSIEEIYEAMHHLIRVTQAQCFQKEIEVLPKKQRMPSKSPLSNLNPFMDPRGVLRVGGRLENSDFDFDKHHLQILPVKHPLT; this is encoded by the exons ATGAAATCCGGTTTTCACCAAATCGAGATTAAGGTATTCTTTCGACAATTCAATGTCTTCGTAACACCCGATGGTCACTACGAATACAACCTTATGCCATTCGGGTTCGCGAATGCACCAGCTTGCTACCAAAGGGCAATTAATAAGGCCTTGGGCAAACTAAAGGACAGTATAGCGCAAGTTTATTTGGATGATGTTACGATTGCCTCAGAAACAATTGAGAAAGGACTCAACAATCTACGACAAGTTTTAGGAGAACTCATAAAGGCTGGATTTACTCTGAATTGGgaaaaatgcacatttttggCTTCTGAAATCGAATATTTGGGCACTATAGTTGGAAATGGAACGATCAAATCTAGTCATCGGAAAATTGAGGCTCTTACCAAGACTTGCCCTCCAAAAGACATTAAGGGTCTCCGACAGTTTATGGGTCTTACTGGGTACTTTAGGGGGTTTATAAAAGGATTCTCTATATTAACTGCCCCGATAAGCCAATTGTTTAGAATCCCATGGGTTCTATTAGATTCAAAACTCCCGCGCCCCGTTGTCAACCTGACTTATGTCGGTTCCGGTACTGGTAGCGCCGGAG TCGAACCCATGGATCTGAAAGGTTTTGACCTCCCCAAAAACATTCGGCTCGCCGATCCCAACTTTCATAAGCCCAAACCAATCGATATGATTATCGGCGTTGATTTGTTTTGGGACCTATTTTGCAAggaatcccaaaaatattcgtacttgcataaaacaaaattgggTTATGTTATCTCCGGAAAGTTTCCATATATAAATCCAGTAGGGAATTCTACCCTTTGCAACCTTGCTACAATTTCCAACCCAATGGACACCAACTTGAATCTtgttctaaaaaatttttgggaaattgaGGAATGTCCCCAATTCCCAGCCCTTTCCAGCGAAGAGCGAGCgtgcgaaaaaatattttcggaaaCCATCCGAGAGGATGAAAATGATCGGTTCATTGTTACAATTCCGTTCAAAGGGTCTCTAGATTCCCTAGGAGAATCCTTTGAACAAGCCGAACGACGATTTTTCGCCATGgaaagaaaattcgaacgcaaTCCCACGTTAAAGGACATGTACGTCAAATTCATGCAAGACTATCTCAATTTTGGTCACATGACCAAAGTGGTCGATGAAGTTCAACCTCCGAAGCACGTTTACTATTTGCCTCATCATGGGGTCCTGAAAACGGACAGCCTGACTACTAAACTCCGCGTAGTCTTTGATGGATCCGCTGTTACATCTACTGGCATTTCTATTAATGATGTACACATGACTGGGCCAACGATTCAGGCAGAACTATTTTCCGCAATGCTGAGGTTCAGAATTTACTCCTATGTGGTGGGAGCTGATGTTTCCATGATGTATCGACAGATCCTCGTTGAACCTCAGCAGCGTTCGCTCCAAAGAATCCTTTGGAGAGCGGATCCAACCCAGCCAGTGGAAAGGTATGAGCTCAATACAGTGACGTATGGGCTAACCTTGAGTTCGTTCCTTGCGATTCGCTGCCTTTTTCAGGTCGCTGATGAAGTTCAAGAATCGCACCCCGAAACTGCTGAAGCTATTCGAACTTCCTTTTACGTCGATGATTTTCTATATGGAGTCAATTCAATCCCTAAGGCCGTCCAAATTTGCGCAGACGTGTCTCAAATCCTATCCTCAGTTGGTTTTCCGCTTCGAAAATGGATTTCGAATGATCCGCGGATCATCGAACAATCAACGACCTTTAATGCCGAGCTACCTTGCCATACCATTGATCTGGGCGCAAACAAGACCGTGAAAACTCTAGGCTTATCGTGGAATAGCCAAGAGGATAATTTAACTTACAACTTGGCAGAGCAGCCCGCTGTCAAGGAGTACACTAAACGTGCGATGCTTTCAATCATCGCTAAAATCTTTGATCCGCTCGGCATTCTGGATCCATGTACCGTCAATGCAAAGACCCTGCTTCAGCAATTGTGGCGAAAAGAGATCGACTGGGACGAAAAATTGCCCCCAGATTTATCAGTTCCGTGGCATACCTTTATTCAGGAAGTACCTCAAATTAATCGTATTGCAGTCCCTCGATTCGTCAGCAGCGTCGACTCCTCCGTGTTCGAAATTCACGTATTCTACGACGCGAGTGAAAGAGCATATAGAGCCGCAATCTATATCTGTTCTATCAATGTTCGAGGAACCTTTGTCTCTCACTTGCTTTGCGCAAAATCCAGAGTGGCTCCAGTGAGCTCCCTCACGATTCCAAGATTAAAGCTGTGCGCAGCTCAGCTCTCTCCAAGATTGATGAATGCTGTCGTCAAGTCCATCAACCTTTCTATCACCGGTAAGTTTGACTGGTGTGATTCCACTATTGTCCTTACTTGGATAAGGCTTGAGCCCTCGAGTCTTAAGACTTGTGTCCGCCATCGAGTTGCAGAGATACAGTCTCTGTCGTCCCCAGCGGAATGGCACCATGTGGTGTCTCAAGAGAATCCCGCTGATTTGCTATCGCAAG AAGCAGGTCGGCCCAATTCAAGCGAATTGGAGATGAAAGCCCCCCAAACCGTCTCAGTATCAGTGCAAGAGCACTCTGCTATTATACCCTTCGAGCGTTTTTCATCCCTTCCTAGGTTGAGACGCGTCATGGCTTATGTCTGGCGGTTTATCAAACGCACAAGATACGCGAAAAACGTGGGTGCGTTGCTGCTTTCTAGCATCGAGGAAATATACGAAGCCATGCATCACTTGATTCGAGTCACTCAGGCTCAATGTTTTCAAAAGGAAATCGAGGTCCTGCCCAAAAAACAGCGTATGCCTTCCAAGAGCCCTCTGAGTAACCTCAATCCCTTTATGGATCCAAGGGGAGTGCTCCGAGTCGGCGGGAGATTGGAAAATTCTGATTTTGATTTCGATAAGCACCATCTCCAGATTCTTCCAGTTAAACATCCGCTCACCTAG